A stretch of the Gavia stellata isolate bGavSte3 chromosome 11, bGavSte3.hap2, whole genome shotgun sequence genome encodes the following:
- the LOC104256531 gene encoding claudin-19: MASSSLQICALLLALAGFTILIVTTMSNRWKISDTATVLVTADWISEGLWMDCAVTAFGSIQCKKFIYMLSSDTHIQACRALMIASILLGFVATVLSLLGLKCTNIGLSDEDAKMKFAVTGGFLFILGGLCSMVAVSWYAAMVTAQFFDPLYAGTKYELGPALYLGWAGSVLCMLGGIFLTCSCKGKKKQDYSCSKYAYSAGQAAHQQRIYTKNSETVISNKEYV; this comes from the exons ATGGCATCATCTTCTCTACAAATTTGTGCATTGCTGCTGGCTTTAGCAGGATTCACCATTTTAATTGTTACTACCATGTCCAATAGATGGAAAATTTCAGACACCGCAACAGTGCTAGTTACTGCAGACTGGATTTCTGAAGGTCTTTGGATGGACTGTGCAGTGACTGCTTTTGGATCAATACAGTGCAAGAAATTTATCTACATGTTGAGTTCAGACA cTCATATTCAGGCATGCCGTGCCTTGATGATTGCTTCCATCCTTTTGGGATTCGTAGCTACGGTACTCTCGCTGCTTGGTTTGAAGTGCACAAACATTGGGTTGAGCGATGAAGATGCAAAAATGAAGTTTGCTGTCACGGGAGGGTTTCTCTTTATTTTAGGAG GTCTCTGCTCCATGGTGGCTGTTTCTTGGTATGCTGCGATGGTTACTGCTCAGTTTTTTGACCCATTGTATGCTGGAACCAA GTATGAACTAGGACCTGCTCTGTACTTAGGCTGGGCTGgatctgttctttgtatgcttgGTGGGATCTTCCTCACCTGTTcttgcaaagggaagaaaaaacaggattACAG TTGCAGCAAATACGCCTATTCAGCAGGCCAGGCAGCTCACCAGCAGCGCATTTACACCAAAAACTCTGAGACAGTCATAAGCAACAAGGAGTATGTCTAA